Proteins encoded by one window of Chondromyces crocatus:
- the tuf gene encoding elongation factor Tu, with protein sequence MAKEKFNRTKPHVNVGTIGHIDHGKTTLTASIVKVQSKRQMAKAISYADIAKGGTVRDDTKTVTIAAAHVEYESPNRHYAHVDCPGHADYIKNMITGAAQMDGAILVVSALDSVMPQTREHVLLARQVGLNHIVVFLNKCDAVDDPEMLDLVEMEVRELLNKYKFDGDNAPVIRGAALPALQGEEKWEAKIGELLAALDSYIPEPQRDIDKPFLMAVEDVFSIKGRGTVATGRIERGVVKVGEEVQIIGFRDTKKTTVTGVEMFRKLLDQGQAGDNVGCLLRGVEKEEIERGQVLAKPGSITPHTKFTGEVYVLKKEEGGRHTPFFTNYRPQFYIRTTDVTGTVQLPEGVKMVMPGDNITMTIELIAPVALEEQMRFAIREGGKTVGAGVVTKILA encoded by the coding sequence ATGGCCAAGGAGAAATTCAATCGTACGAAGCCCCACGTGAACGTGGGGACGATCGGCCACATCGACCATGGCAAGACCACCCTGACGGCCTCGATCGTCAAGGTGCAGTCGAAGCGCCAGATGGCCAAGGCGATCTCGTACGCCGACATCGCGAAGGGTGGAACGGTCCGTGACGACACGAAGACCGTCACGATCGCGGCGGCTCACGTCGAGTACGAGTCGCCGAACCGACACTACGCGCACGTCGACTGCCCCGGGCACGCCGACTACATCAAGAACATGATCACCGGCGCCGCGCAGATGGACGGCGCGATCCTGGTGGTCTCGGCGCTCGACAGCGTCATGCCGCAGACCCGTGAGCACGTGCTGCTCGCGCGTCAGGTCGGCCTGAACCACATCGTCGTGTTCCTCAACAAGTGTGACGCAGTGGACGACCCCGAGATGCTCGACCTCGTCGAGATGGAGGTCCGCGAGCTGCTGAACAAGTACAAGTTCGACGGCGACAACGCTCCCGTGATCCGCGGTGCGGCGCTCCCCGCGCTGCAGGGCGAGGAGAAGTGGGAGGCCAAGATCGGCGAGCTCCTCGCGGCGCTCGACAGCTACATCCCCGAGCCGCAGCGCGACATCGACAAGCCGTTCCTGATGGCAGTCGAGGACGTGTTCTCGATCAAGGGCCGCGGCACGGTTGCCACGGGTCGTATCGAGCGCGGTGTGGTCAAGGTCGGCGAGGAGGTCCAGATCATCGGCTTCCGCGACACCAAGAAGACCACGGTCACCGGCGTCGAGATGTTCCGGAAGCTGCTCGACCAGGGGCAGGCCGGCGACAACGTGGGCTGCCTGCTGCGTGGTGTCGAGAAGGAGGAGATCGAGCGCGGTCAGGTGCTCGCGAAGCCCGGCTCGATCACGCCGCACACCAAGTTCACGGGTGAGGTGTACGTGCTGAAGAAGGAGGAGGGCGGCCGTCACACGCCGTTCTTCACGAACTACCGGCCTCAGTTCTACATCCGCACGACCGACGTCACCGGGACGGTTCAGCTGCCCGAGGGCGTGAAGATGGTGATGCCGGGCGACAACATCACGATGACCATCGAGCTGATCGCTCCGGTCGCGCTGGAGGAGCAGATGCGCTTCGCCATCCGCGAGGGTGGGAAGACGGTCGGCGCCGGCGTGGTCACCAAGATTCTCGCCTGA
- the secE gene encoding preprotein translocase subunit SecE, with amino-acid sequence MAKGKKSENAPEGDEPVDREEDLSDAEQETALAVHENDAKRSAIAQGGTEEVVAPGEEDDEDDESDGAAAQLGIDKYVFAAFFVAGMLFAYLIGRLVHGVWATAASTAWFSRAVPVLANVADEQKTTYGVVIGGIIALILVLRMYRNPEIRTWADEVATELTKVKWPTKKDVTNATFIVITATTVATIYLTLLDRFWAFVTSIVYGDGS; translated from the coding sequence ATGGCCAAAGGCAAGAAGAGCGAGAATGCGCCGGAAGGCGACGAGCCTGTGGACCGAGAGGAAGACCTCTCGGACGCAGAGCAAGAGACCGCGCTTGCCGTTCATGAGAATGACGCCAAGCGCAGCGCGATTGCCCAGGGTGGCACTGAAGAGGTCGTAGCGCCGGGTGAAGAGGACGACGAGGACGATGAGTCCGACGGGGCGGCCGCTCAGCTGGGCATCGATAAGTATGTCTTCGCCGCGTTCTTCGTGGCGGGGATGCTCTTTGCCTACCTGATTGGGCGCCTGGTCCATGGAGTCTGGGCCACCGCAGCGAGCACGGCGTGGTTCAGCCGAGCCGTCCCAGTTCTCGCCAACGTCGCTGATGAGCAGAAGACGACCTACGGGGTCGTCATCGGCGGCATCATTGCTCTGATTCTGGTTCTCAGGATGTACCGAAATCCGGAGATCCGAACCTGGGCGGACGAAGTCGCGACCGAACTGACGAAAGTAAAGTGGCCCACGAAGAAGGATGTGACCAACGCGACCTTCATCGTCATCACGGCGACGACGGTGGCGACCATCTATCTGACGCTGCTTGATCGATTCTGGGCATTCGTAACTAGCATCGTTTACGGCGATGGTAGTTGA
- the nusG gene encoding transcription termination/antitermination protein NusG: MAKKWYVIHTYSGYEAKVRDALLQRMKQYAMEDRFGEILIPSETVTETRPGGKTRVRQKLSLPGYIFVEMEMGEEAWHLVKETPKVTGFIGNQSPQEVPLSQIESLRKGIVEGAVKPKPKLTFEVGEEVRVLDGAFANFTGTVDDVKMDKQKLKVKVSIFGRPTSVELDFSAVEKR; this comes from the coding sequence ATGGCGAAGAAGTGGTACGTCATCCACACCTACTCGGGATACGAGGCGAAGGTGCGCGACGCGCTACTGCAACGAATGAAGCAGTATGCGATGGAAGATCGGTTCGGGGAGATTCTGATCCCGAGCGAGACCGTGACCGAGACGCGCCCTGGTGGAAAGACCAGGGTCAGGCAGAAGCTCAGCCTGCCCGGATACATCTTCGTCGAGATGGAGATGGGCGAAGAGGCTTGGCACCTGGTGAAGGAGACGCCGAAGGTGACGGGTTTCATCGGAAACCAGTCTCCCCAGGAGGTCCCCCTCTCTCAGATTGAGAGCCTGCGCAAGGGGATCGTCGAGGGTGCGGTCAAGCCCAAGCCGAAGCTGACGTTCGAGGTCGGCGAGGAAGTCCGGGTGCTGGACGGGGCCTTCGCGAACTTCACGGGCACGGTCGACGACGTGAAGATGGACAAGCAGAAGCTCAAGGTGAAGGTGAGTATCTTTGGGCGTCCCACGAGCGTCGAACTCGATTTCTCTGCTGTAGAGAAGCGATAG
- the rplK gene encoding 50S ribosomal protein L11, with translation MAKKVTGFVKLQLPAGKANPSPPVGPALGQHGVNIMAFCKDFNARTASQGDMIIPVVITVYSDRSFTFIMKTPPASVLLKKAAGLPTSKKPGAGSKEPNKNKVGKITQKQLQELAQLKMQDMNTTNLESAMRNMAGTARSMGIEIGD, from the coding sequence ATGGCGAAGAAAGTCACCGGTTTCGTGAAGCTGCAGCTCCCGGCGGGGAAGGCCAATCCGTCGCCGCCCGTTGGCCCTGCGCTCGGTCAGCACGGCGTCAACATCATGGCGTTCTGCAAGGACTTCAACGCAAGGACGGCCTCGCAGGGAGACATGATCATCCCGGTGGTGATCACGGTCTATTCGGACCGCTCCTTCACCTTCATCATGAAGACGCCTCCGGCGTCCGTTCTGCTCAAGAAGGCCGCGGGTCTGCCCACGTCGAAGAAGCCCGGCGCTGGTTCGAAGGAGCCGAACAAGAACAAGGTCGGCAAGATCACGCAGAAGCAGCTTCAAGAGCTCGCTCAGCTCAAGATGCAGGACATGAACACGACCAACCTCGAGTCCGCGATGCGCAACATGGCGGGCACGGCTCGGTCGATGGGGATCGAGATCGGCGATTGA
- the rplA gene encoding 50S ribosomal protein L1 — MPKVAKKKAAARAVVDRGQKYALLEACGLVKKAASAKFDETVDIAVRLGVNPKHADQMVRGAVVLPHGTGQSLRVLVFAKGEKAREAEAAGADSVGAEELVAKVQEGFLDFDRVIATPDMMGLVGKLGRILGPRGLMPNPKVGTVTFDVKTAVNEAKAGKVEYRVERAGIVHARIGKCSFAEDKLAANADALLQALIRAKPATAKGIYLRSITMASTMGPGVRIDPLQFSAKEV, encoded by the coding sequence ATGCCTAAAGTCGCCAAGAAGAAGGCTGCGGCGCGAGCTGTCGTAGATCGCGGCCAGAAATACGCCCTGCTGGAGGCGTGTGGGCTCGTCAAGAAGGCGGCTTCGGCCAAGTTCGACGAGACCGTCGACATCGCTGTCCGGCTCGGGGTGAATCCCAAGCACGCTGACCAGATGGTCCGTGGTGCTGTCGTTCTGCCGCACGGCACGGGGCAATCGCTTCGTGTCCTGGTCTTCGCCAAAGGCGAGAAGGCACGGGAGGCTGAGGCCGCCGGTGCCGACTCGGTGGGTGCGGAGGAGCTCGTCGCGAAGGTCCAGGAAGGCTTCCTGGATTTCGACCGAGTCATTGCGACGCCTGACATGATGGGCCTCGTCGGGAAGCTGGGTCGGATTCTCGGCCCTCGTGGGCTCATGCCAAACCCCAAGGTCGGCACCGTCACCTTCGACGTGAAGACGGCGGTGAACGAGGCGAAGGCGGGCAAGGTGGAGTATCGCGTCGAGCGCGCTGGCATCGTCCACGCACGAATCGGCAAGTGCTCCTTTGCAGAGGACAAACTGGCGGCCAATGCGGACGCACTGCTTCAAGCGCTCATCCGCGCGAAGCCCGCAACGGCCAAGGGAATCTATCTGCGCAGCATCACCATGGCCTCCACGATGGGACCAGGGGTCAGGATCGATCCCCTTCAGTTCAGCGCGAAGGAGGTATAG
- the rplJ gene encoding 50S ribosomal protein L10: MDKSQKEVIVSSVREKFERMTSVVFIDFKGLNVEAVTKLRQEFQKSGVEYKVVKNTLVHQAVKALPWAKKLDTTLRGMTGVAWSFEDPSAAAKVLKAFRKDNQKLQIKAGLIEGELLSAEAVEEQLATMPGKDELRAMLLATLQAPLQQFVQQLNAPLQNFAYLLKAKEDSAGGAAS; encoded by the coding sequence ATGGACAAATCGCAGAAGGAAGTCATCGTCAGCTCGGTCCGTGAAAAGTTCGAGCGGATGACGTCGGTGGTCTTCATCGACTTCAAAGGACTCAACGTCGAAGCGGTCACGAAGCTGAGGCAGGAGTTCCAGAAGTCAGGCGTGGAGTACAAGGTGGTCAAGAACACCTTGGTGCACCAGGCCGTGAAGGCTCTCCCTTGGGCCAAGAAGCTCGACACGACGCTGCGGGGAATGACCGGAGTTGCGTGGAGCTTCGAGGATCCGAGCGCTGCGGCCAAGGTGCTCAAGGCGTTCAGGAAGGATAACCAGAAGCTTCAGATCAAGGCGGGCTTGATCGAGGGTGAGCTCCTCTCGGCGGAAGCCGTGGAAGAGCAGCTCGCGACGATGCCTGGCAAGGATGAGCTTCGGGCGATGCTCCTGGCGACCCTGCAGGCCCCCTTGCAGCAATTCGTTCAGCAGCTGAACGCACCGCTTCAGAACTTTGCCTACCTCTTGAAGGCGAAGGAAGACAGCGCTGGCGGCGCAGCGAGCTAG
- the rplL gene encoding 50S ribosomal protein L7/L12, whose amino-acid sequence MAEITREQVVDYLSNLPVIQIAELIKELENKWGVKAAPAAVAVAATPGTAATAEKAPEQTEFDVVLANAGGNKIAVIKAIREITGLGLKEAKDLVEAAPKTVKEQVSKADAEEMKKKLVEAGATVELK is encoded by the coding sequence ATGGCTGAGATCACCCGCGAGCAGGTTGTCGATTACCTCTCCAACCTCCCTGTCATTCAGATTGCAGAGCTCATCAAGGAGCTGGAAAACAAGTGGGGCGTGAAGGCCGCTCCCGCTGCCGTCGCTGTGGCCGCCACCCCCGGCACGGCTGCTACTGCCGAGAAGGCTCCTGAGCAGACGGAGTTCGATGTCGTCCTGGCGAACGCCGGTGGCAACAAGATCGCCGTCATCAAGGCCATCCGGGAGATCACCGGGCTGGGCCTGAAGGAAGCGAAGGACCTCGTCGAGGCTGCCCCCAAGACCGTCAAGGAGCAGGTCTCCAAGGCGGACGCGGAGGAGATGAAGAAGAAGCTCGTCGAGGCTGGTGCGACCGTCGAGCTCAAGTAA
- the rpoB gene encoding DNA-directed RNA polymerase subunit beta: MPPVVQNNFRVRKNLGRVRRIIDVPNLIDIQKSSYDKFLQMNIPPHEREEVGLQAVFRSVFPIKDFNGTSELVFVSYNLEPPKYDVEECRQRGMTYAAPIKVTNQLMIYDTRDGGERIVRDIKEQEVYFGELPLMTETGTFIINGTERVVVSQLHRSPGVFFDHDKGKTHSSGKLLYSARVIPYRGSWLDFEFDPKDIIYVRIDRRRKMHATVLLRALGYTTQDLLNYFYSTETVYLEEGGKYAKSIEYDLLPGQRTTKDIKVGSEVIVKKNTKFTRAAIRKMKEGKLDRLSLEPEELTGKVAAHDVFDPETGEAILGVNEELTEAKLERIREANIEQFKILFIDGLNVGSYLRDTLLADKVKTTDDAILEIYRRLRPGDPPTLETAKTLFHNLFFNPERYDLSKVGRLKLNYKFYRDVVDEQRPSLDMTVLTPQDILETVRHLIELKNGRGSVDDIDHLGNRRVRAVGELMENQYRIGLVRMERAIKERMSMSQEIDTLMPHDLINAKPVSAVVKEYFGSSQLSQFMDQTNPLSEVTHKRRLSALGPGGLTRERAGFEVRDVHTTHYGRICPIETPEGPNIGLIASLSTFARVNEFGFVETPYRKVIDGQVSGEVVWLSALEEEGKYIAQATVEIGENDQFRESAISARYNGEFKIVAPEMIELIDVAPNQMVSVAAALVPFLEHDDANRALMGANMQRQAVPLIKSEAPLVGTGMEARLARDSGVCVVARRPGVVESVDATRVVVRALGGEGAEVPDIYHMMKFQRSNQSTCYTQKPIVRTGDVVKVGDVLADGPSCDMGELALGQNVLVAFMPWQGYNFEDSILVSERIAKDDVFTSIHIEEFECVARDTKLGKEEITRDIPNVGEEALKDLDDSGIVRIGAEVRPGDILVGKITPKGETQLSPEEKLLRAIFGEKAGDVRDSSLKVPPGVGGIVINARVFSRKGTEKDERAKDIEDQERARIERTRDEEIKILRDSFYRRVREILVGKETNGKLVDDKGKVLLQKGMIVDDAALAEIPRKYWGEVPVEEAEQAQQILGDLEELVRAREEHFRDKIERLSKGDELPPGVIKMVKVYIAIKRKLQVGDKMAGRHGNKGVISRILPEEDMPYLQDGSPVDVVLNPLGVPSRMNVGQILEIHLGWGAYELGRQVTRMLEEQRAVAELRSQIRAIYGGDESVEQIVDVIQDDEVNRFARKLKRGVHMASPVFDGAHEADIKGALQLAKLPSTGQTILFDGRTGEAFDQDVTVGIMYMLKLHHLVDDKIHARSIGPYSLVTQQPLGGKAQFGGQRLGEMEVWAMEAYGAAYALQEFLTVKSDDVMGRTRMYEAIVKGEYTLEAGLPESFNVLIKELQSLCLNVELVETSGLEASAAEEE; this comes from the coding sequence ATGCCGCCCGTCGTCCAAAACAACTTCCGCGTCCGCAAGAACCTCGGCCGCGTGCGTCGCATCATCGACGTCCCCAACCTGATCGATATCCAGAAGTCGAGCTACGACAAGTTCCTGCAAATGAACATCCCCCCGCACGAGCGGGAGGAAGTCGGCTTGCAGGCGGTCTTTCGCTCAGTCTTTCCAATCAAGGACTTCAACGGCACGAGCGAGCTCGTATTCGTCTCGTACAACCTCGAGCCGCCGAAGTACGACGTGGAGGAGTGCCGGCAGCGGGGCATGACCTATGCGGCGCCCATCAAGGTCACCAATCAGCTGATGATCTACGATACGCGCGATGGCGGTGAGCGCATCGTGCGGGACATCAAGGAGCAGGAGGTTTACTTCGGTGAGCTTCCGCTGATGACCGAGACGGGTACGTTCATCATCAATGGTACCGAGCGCGTCGTCGTCAGCCAGCTTCACCGCAGCCCGGGCGTCTTCTTCGATCACGACAAGGGCAAGACGCATTCGAGCGGCAAGCTGCTCTATTCGGCGAGGGTGATCCCTTATCGCGGCTCCTGGCTCGATTTCGAGTTCGATCCGAAGGACATCATTTACGTTCGAATCGACCGTCGACGGAAGATGCACGCCACGGTGCTGTTGCGCGCGCTGGGATATACGACCCAGGACCTGCTCAACTATTTCTATTCGACGGAGACCGTGTACCTCGAAGAGGGCGGCAAGTACGCGAAGAGCATCGAGTACGACCTTCTCCCCGGCCAGCGGACGACGAAGGACATCAAGGTCGGCTCCGAGGTCATCGTCAAGAAGAACACCAAGTTCACTCGCGCGGCCATCCGGAAGATGAAGGAAGGCAAGCTCGACCGCCTCTCGTTGGAGCCCGAAGAGCTCACGGGGAAGGTCGCTGCGCACGACGTCTTCGATCCCGAGACGGGTGAGGCCATCCTGGGGGTGAACGAGGAACTCACCGAGGCGAAGCTCGAGCGGATTCGCGAGGCGAACATCGAGCAGTTCAAGATTCTGTTCATCGATGGCCTGAACGTCGGCTCTTACCTGCGAGATACGCTGCTCGCGGACAAGGTGAAGACGACGGACGATGCGATCCTCGAAATCTATCGCCGCCTGAGGCCGGGCGATCCGCCGACCCTGGAGACGGCGAAGACGCTCTTCCACAATCTGTTCTTCAATCCGGAACGTTATGACCTTTCGAAGGTCGGCCGGCTGAAGCTCAATTACAAGTTCTATCGTGACGTGGTCGACGAGCAGCGCCCGTCGCTCGACATGACCGTGCTCACGCCCCAGGACATCCTGGAGACGGTGCGCCACCTGATCGAGCTGAAGAATGGTCGCGGCTCGGTGGACGACATCGATCACCTCGGCAATCGTCGCGTGCGCGCCGTCGGCGAGCTGATGGAGAATCAGTATCGCATCGGACTCGTCCGCATGGAGCGCGCCATCAAGGAGCGCATGAGCATGTCGCAAGAGATCGACACGCTCATGCCGCACGACTTGATCAATGCCAAGCCGGTGAGCGCGGTGGTGAAGGAATACTTCGGCAGCTCCCAGCTGTCGCAGTTCATGGACCAGACCAACCCGCTCTCCGAGGTCACCCACAAGCGGAGGCTCTCGGCCCTCGGGCCGGGCGGCTTGACGCGGGAGCGAGCGGGTTTCGAGGTTCGTGACGTTCACACCACCCACTACGGTCGTATCTGCCCGATCGAGACGCCGGAAGGGCCGAACATCGGCCTCATTGCGTCTCTGTCGACGTTCGCTCGTGTGAACGAGTTCGGCTTCGTCGAGACGCCCTATCGGAAGGTGATCGACGGGCAGGTGAGCGGTGAGGTGGTCTGGCTCTCTGCCCTCGAAGAGGAGGGTAAGTACATCGCCCAGGCGACCGTGGAGATTGGCGAGAACGATCAGTTCCGTGAGTCGGCGATCTCTGCCCGCTACAACGGTGAGTTCAAGATCGTCGCGCCCGAAATGATCGAGCTGATCGACGTGGCGCCCAACCAGATGGTGAGCGTCGCGGCCGCCCTGGTGCCGTTCCTGGAGCACGACGACGCCAACCGCGCGCTGATGGGTGCGAACATGCAGCGGCAGGCAGTGCCGCTGATCAAGTCCGAGGCACCCCTCGTCGGGACCGGCATGGAAGCCCGGCTGGCGCGTGACTCTGGCGTCTGCGTGGTCGCGCGGCGCCCCGGTGTGGTGGAGAGCGTCGACGCCACCCGCGTCGTCGTCAGGGCGCTCGGCGGCGAAGGCGCCGAGGTCCCCGACATCTACCACATGATGAAGTTCCAGCGCTCCAACCAGAGCACCTGCTACACCCAGAAGCCCATCGTTCGGACGGGCGATGTGGTGAAGGTCGGCGATGTGCTCGCGGACGGGCCGTCCTGCGACATGGGCGAGCTGGCCCTCGGTCAGAACGTGCTCGTCGCCTTCATGCCCTGGCAGGGCTACAACTTCGAGGACTCGATCCTGGTCTCGGAGCGCATCGCGAAGGATGACGTATTCACGTCGATTCACATCGAGGAGTTCGAGTGCGTCGCCCGCGATACCAAGCTGGGCAAGGAAGAGATCACCCGGGATATCCCGAACGTGGGCGAGGAAGCCCTCAAGGACCTCGACGACTCGGGCATCGTGCGCATCGGCGCCGAAGTTCGGCCGGGCGACATCCTCGTCGGGAAGATCACGCCCAAGGGTGAGACGCAGCTCTCCCCCGAGGAGAAGCTGCTGCGCGCCATCTTCGGTGAGAAGGCCGGAGACGTCCGGGATAGCTCCTTGAAGGTGCCGCCCGGGGTCGGCGGTATCGTCATCAATGCGCGCGTGTTCTCGCGCAAAGGGACGGAGAAGGACGAGCGCGCGAAGGACATCGAGGACCAGGAGCGCGCTCGGATCGAGCGGACTCGTGACGAGGAGATCAAGATCCTCCGTGACTCGTTCTATCGTCGCGTGCGGGAGATCCTCGTCGGCAAGGAGACCAACGGCAAACTGGTCGACGACAAAGGCAAGGTCCTCCTCCAGAAGGGCATGATCGTCGACGACGCGGCGCTCGCCGAGATTCCGCGCAAATACTGGGGCGAGGTCCCGGTCGAAGAGGCGGAGCAGGCGCAGCAGATCCTCGGCGACCTGGAGGAGCTGGTCCGGGCCCGGGAGGAGCACTTCCGCGACAAGATCGAGCGCTTGTCGAAGGGAGACGAGCTGCCGCCGGGCGTGATCAAGATGGTGAAGGTCTACATCGCCATCAAGCGAAAGCTCCAGGTCGGCGACAAGATGGCCGGGCGCCACGGCAACAAGGGCGTCATCAGCCGGATCCTCCCGGAAGAGGACATGCCGTACCTGCAGGACGGCAGCCCCGTCGACGTCGTGCTGAATCCCCTGGGCGTTCCCAGCCGCATGAACGTGGGCCAGATTCTCGAGATTCATCTGGGGTGGGGCGCCTATGAGCTGGGCCGCCAGGTGACGAGGATGCTGGAGGAGCAGCGCGCGGTCGCTGAGCTTCGTTCGCAGATCCGGGCGATCTATGGCGGAGACGAGTCGGTCGAGCAGATCGTCGACGTCATCCAGGACGATGAAGTGAATCGCTTCGCTCGAAAGCTGAAGCGAGGCGTCCACATGGCCTCTCCGGTCTTCGACGGCGCGCACGAGGCCGACATCAAGGGCGCACTGCAGCTCGCGAAGCTGCCGTCCACGGGGCAGACCATTCTGTTCGATGGTCGAACCGGCGAGGCGTTCGATCAGGATGTGACGGTCGGCATCATGTACATGCTGAAGCTTCACCACCTGGTCGACGACAAGATCCACGCACGCTCGATCGGGCCGTACTCGCTCGTTACCCAGCAGCCCCTGGGCGGTAAGGCACAATTCGGCGGGCAGCGATTGGGCGAGATGGAAGTGTGGGCGATGGAGGCTTATGGCGCGGCCTACGCCCTCCAGGAGTTCCTCACGGTCAAGAGCGATGACGTCATGGGCCGTACTCGGATGTACGAGGCCATCGTCAAAGGCGAGTACACGCTCGAGGCGGGGCTTCCCGAGAGCTTCAACGTGCTGATCAAGGAATTGCAGTCGCTGTGCTTGAATGTGGAGTTGGTCGAGACGAGCGGCCTCGAAGCATCTGCTGCAGAGGAGGAGTGA